One genomic segment of Polyodon spathula isolate WHYD16114869_AA chromosome 35, ASM1765450v1, whole genome shotgun sequence includes these proteins:
- the LOC121303797 gene encoding uncharacterized protein C14orf132-like encodes MELSLMAAQHFPAMSEPFMDSPYNGNASLQTSASNLHANTRPQEPEEESKFSSEAIWLWIAIIATIGNVVVVAVVCVCTF; translated from the exons ATGGAGCTCTCCCTAATGGCTGCACAG CACTTCCCGGCCATGAGTGAACCCTTCATGGACTCCCCGTACAATGGAAACGCTTCCCTGCAAACCTCCGCCTCCAACCTCCACGCCAACACCCGCCCCCAGGAACCGGAAGAGGAGTCCAAGTTCTCCAGCGAGGCCATCTGGCTGTGGATCGCGATCATCGCCACCATCGGGAATGTCGTGGTTGTGGCAGTGGTCTGTGTCTGTACCTTTTAA